The window CGCCCGCGTCCCCAACGACCGCGGCTTCCCGCGCCAGCACGGCATGAGCCAGCCGCGCGACCACGACATCGACGCGCCCCAGGCATGGTCGCGCGACACGACCTGCGCGAAGGTCGCGGTGCTCGACACCGGCGTCGCCCTCGGCCACCGCGACCTGCGGCCCAACCTCTGGCGCAACCCGGGTGAGATCCCCGCCAACGGCATCGACGACGACCACGACGGCTACGTCGACGACGTCTACGGCGCCGACGTCCTGCGCGGCTCCGGCTCCGGCGCCGACCACAACGGCCACGGAACCCACGTCGCCGGGATCATCGCCGCGCGGGGCGACAACCGCCACGGCGTCGCCGGCGTGTGCTGGAAGGCGCAGATCGTCTCGGTGCGGTTCCTGGACGCGCAGGCCACCGGCCGGCTCGGCGACGCGGCGGCCGGCATCGTGTACGCCATCGGCAAAGGCGCCAAGGTCATCAACGCGAGCTTCGCCGGACCGGACCCGACCGACATCATGCGCCGCGCCGTCGCCTACGCCCAGAGCCAGGGCGCCCTGATCGTCACCTCGGCCGGAAACGCCGGCACCGACGACGACACGTTGCCCGCCTACCCCGCGAGCTTCCCGGACCAGTCGATCCTCTCCGTCACGTCCACCGACGACCAGGACCACATGGCGCCCACCGCCAACTTCGGGGCCGGAAGCGTCGACCTCGCCGCCCCCGGCGTCGGCATCGCCTCGACCTGGCCCACCGGCATCTACCGCGACATGTCCGGGACCTCACAGGCCGCGGCGTTCGTCAGCGGCGCCGCGGCGATGCTGCGCGCCGCCGCCCACCCCTCGCTGGCGCGCCTGCGCAACCTCCTGCTCGACTCCGTCGACCGCAAGCCCGGCCTGGCCGGCAAGACCGTCAGCGGCGGCCGCCTCAACCTCGACAAGGCACTGCACCGCGCCACGCGGAACCCCCGCGCTCAGTGAGCGTGCCCGCCGGCGTCTTTCCGCGCGGAGTCGATGACGCGACGGCCGGCTCAGGTTGTGGAACAGCGCTCCAGCCTTCAAGCCGATTGCAACTGCATATGACTCAGCAACACTCAACGATGCGTGAGAGCAACATAGGCCGAAGCCAATCCACCGGCGACGGTTGTTGGCACGCCGCCACCCCGGAGGTCCGCGTGTCTCGCCGCCTTCGGAAAGCGCGGCTCCGGCACGACGAGCGACGACGCGCCAGGTTCACGGAGGTCTCTTGTCGGGCGAGCCGCTGAACCTCCGGCGCCCCGCGGGCCCTCGCCGCCCGCGGCGCCCGTGATGCCCGGGAATCAGGTGCTGGCGCTGATGAGCTTCGGGATCTCGATCGTTCAGCGACATGCCGCCATGATTCTTAAAGATCAGTGACACTGTGCGTTGACGAATGCGATACGCGTGGCAGACTTCCGCGAGCATGGCGCGATCCCCCGCGCCAACCTCAACCGAGGAGTCCTCATGAGCACCCTGTCACGGCGTCGCGGTGTCGTCTCCGCGTGCGTCGCCCTGCTGTGCGCCTTCGGCCTGCTGCTGGCCGCCGGCTCCGCCCGCGCGGATCCCGGCACCAACGGCCTCCTGACGGTCAGCGACACCACACCCACCCCGGGCGAGACGATCACCGTCAGCTGGGACGTCACCTACACGGGCTCGGACTTCGCGGGCCAGATCGGCAAGGCCCACAACTACCTGGGTCTCGACAAGCGCTTCAGCGGCGGGCCCTACGGCGACCTCTCGTTCGTCACGGGCTCGTGCACCGGTGACCTAAGCAGCTGCACGGTCAACCCCACCGCGAACACGTTCTTCCGCGGCGAGGTCCCGAGGGTGACCGCGTTTGACCAGACGCGCTCGGGCACCGCCCAGTTCGTGGTCTCGGCCGGCGCGACGCTCGGCGAGACCATCAACTTGAACGCGGTGTCCACCGCGTTGAACGCCGACGGCTCCGGCACCAGCGTGATCTTCGTCCCCCTGCCGATCACGGTCACGGCCCCCGCCGCCGACCTCGGCGTGTCGCTCAGCGCCACGCCCGGCCCGCCGCTGCACGGCAGGGTCGACTACGACGCGGCGGTGACCAACAACGGGCCCGACCCGGCGACCGCGGCCACGCTCACCACGCAGCTGCCGTGGCAGGCGACCGGGATCAGCGCCGCCGGCTCATGCACCTACACGAGCGCGACCGATCAGGTCTCCTGCCCGGTCGGGGCCGTGGCCAACGGCACCACGACCCACGTGACGTTCACCGTCCAGTACGGGCTGCTCTCCATCGGAGCGCTGACCGCCACCTCAACCCTGTCGGCCGTCACGCCGACCGACTCCAACGCCGCCAACGACAGCTCCAGCGCCACCTGCCACGCGCTGACCGGGCCGCTCATCAGCTGCTGAGTCGCCTCTCCCGCCGCCGCGACCGCCCAGGTGGTCGCGGCGGCGGACCCACGACACCCGGCTCGCTCCCAGGCACCCCGAGTCGCCGGGAGAGGCGCCCAGCCGATCGACCGGGAAGGTGGACCAGCGGTCGCCGGACCCGAGGAGAACGCGGGCGCGCCCAGCCGGGGTGAGGTGCGATGTGTGGCGGTGCCGCCGCCGTCTGGACGCCCGGTGGGCGCTCATGGCCCGCGCCGTGGCGATGCGCCGGATTTGCTGTGGTGGGACGGTCGTCTCCATCGATGAGCAGGGCCTGCGCATGATCACGCAGAGATCAGACATGCTGATCTTGACGGCAGCCTCACAGCGGCCCAGAATTGCACCACCGAGGGCCCTGCGCCACAGAACCGAAGGTGGTGACGTGCCCGAGCGGCTCCCGGCCGCCACGCACCGGTCGCGCAAGCCACGGCGACCCATATACCGGCAGCTCGCCGGCGACCCGCACGCGTCCTACCACGGCGACGGCGTGGACCGCATCGCGCGCACGCCGCTGAGCCCATCAGCTGCTCGAAGGAGAAGTCATGCACAGCTTCGCCCTGTCTCGCCGGACGACGACGTTCGGCGCCGTCCTGCTCTTGATGCTCGGAGCGCTGGTCCACGCGGCCGACGCCCAGGCCGACCCCGGGACCGTCACGGGCCCCCGCGGGCTGAGCGTCACCGTCGACGACACCACGCCGGCGCCTGGGCAGACGGTCACCTTCAGCTTCTCCTACACCCTGTCGTCCGCCTTCGACGCGGACGACGGGACCTCCGAGTTCGTCATGGGCACGGGCCTCAACACCGGCAACCCCCCGTCCAACCTCGCAGAGCTTGGGCTGCAGTCCTGCGCGAGCCAGTTCACGAGTTGCAGCTACGTCCCCGGACGCACGCGGTTCGAGTTCGACGGCTTCGTCCCGACCGTCGCATACGGTGACACGGTCACCGGCACCGCGAGCTTCACCGTCTCGGCCACCGCGACCCCCGGCGACGTGATCGGGCTCTACGGCGGGTTCCAGTCAGACGACGGCGACATCGTTGCCAGCACGGAAGCCAGCCCACGGTTGAACCTGACCGTCACCGCCCCGCCCCCGCCGGCCAACGCCGACCTCGGCGTCGACCTCAGGGCGACCGCGGCGGGCCTGCTCGTCAGCCACGTCAACTACCACCTCGCGGTCACCAACAACGGCCCTGCCGCGGCCAGCGGCGTGACGATCACGACGCAGCTGCCCTGGGCAGCGACCTCGATCGCCTCGACGACGTGCACGTACTCCTCGAGCACCGACCAGGTCTCCTGCCCGATCAGCTCGATCGCCAACGGCGCCACGACCAGCATCACGTTCAGGGCCTACTTCGGGCTGCTGACCGTCGGGCTGCCCCTGCACGCGACCGCGACGCGGACGGCCAGCTCGCCGACCGACCCCAACCCCGCCAACGACAGCAACGGCACCAACTGCATCGCGATCACCTCGCTGCTCATCGGCTGCTGACCGACACCAGCACACGCAGGGAGGCCGCCGGCGACATCGCTCGCCGGCGGCCCCTCGCTGCTGCGTGACGGCCGGGCCTGCGCTCCCGGGCGCGGCCGTGCTGGAGCGCGGATCGGCCCGGGGGCGGAGCGATGCAACGTCGCGCATTATCATTTAAAGATCAGCAATCCTGATCTTGACGGAAGCCACGAGTCGCGACAGACTTCCGCCACCGAGGTCCCGAACCACCACGGTGGCGAGGGGCTCGGCCGGTTCCCAGCGCGTCCATCGACAGCGACGGCGCGGACGGCATCGCGCGCACGCCGCTGAACCCATCAGCTGCTCGAAGGAGAAGGCCATGCACAGCGTCGCCCTGTCTCGCCGAACGACGACGCTCGGCGCCGTCCTGCTCCTCATGCTCGGAGCACTGGCCTACGCGGCCGGCGCCCAGGCCGACCCCGGGACCGTCACCGGCCCGAATGACCTGCGCGTGACCGTCGATGACACCACGCCCGTGCCCGGGCAGACGGTCACCTTCAGCTACTACTACTTCCTCTCCGACGCGGACGCGGATGCGATCGACAACTACGGCGGGAACTACGAGTTCGTCATGGGCACGAACATCAATAACAGCAATCCCCCGTCCCACCTCGACGAGCTCGCGCTGGTGTCCTGCGCGAGCCTGATCACGAGTTGCAGCTACGACCCCGCGCGCACGCACTACGAGTTCACGGGCGTCGTGCCGACGTACCCGCCAGGCAACCCGGTCTCCGGCGCCGCGAGCTTCACCGTCTCGCCCACCGCGACCGACGGCGACGTGATCGGGGCCTACGGCGGGTTCCAGAGCGGAGACAACACGAACCACGCCACAACGGCGACGAGCTCGCGGTTGGATCTGACCGTCGCCGCCCCGCCGCCGCCGCCGGACGCCGATCTCGGCGTCGACCTCAGCGCGACCGCGCACGGGCTGCTGACCAGCCACATCAACTACGACGCGGCGATCACCAACAACGGCCCCGCCACCGCCACCGGCGTGACCATCACCACCCAACTCCCGTCCGCGGCCACCGGGATCAGCTCCTCGACCTGCACCTACACCTCGAGCACCGACCAGGTCTCCTGCCCCATCAGCTCGATCGCCAACGGCACCACCACCCACGCCACCTTCAGCGCCTACTTCGGCCTCCTGACCATCGGCCTGCCGCTCCACGCCACCGCCACGCGGACGGCCAGCTCACCCACCGACCCGACCGCCACCAACGACAGCGACACCGCCTACTGCTACGCCATCACCCCACTGCTCATCCACTGCTGAC is drawn from Conexibacter woesei Iso977N and contains these coding sequences:
- a CDS encoding S8 family serine peptidase, with amino-acid sequence MTRAAPILAALCTTVLVLAETATETHAERLVVGLRGPVSAATDTRIVQESGTRLVRPIAPLDALQLSVASARRAAALATLRADADVAFAVVDTVVHAPDGPLGPPIAGIARVPNDRGFPRQHGMSQPRDHDIDAPQAWSRDTTCAKVAVLDTGVALGHRDLRPNLWRNPGEIPANGIDDDHDGYVDDVYGADVLRGSGSGADHNGHGTHVAGIIAARGDNRHGVAGVCWKAQIVSVRFLDAQATGRLGDAAAGIVYAIGKGAKVINASFAGPDPTDIMRRAVAYAQSQGALIVTSAGNAGTDDDTLPAYPASFPDQSILSVTSTDDQDHMAPTANFGAGSVDLAAPGVGIASTWPTGIYRDMSGTSQAAAFVSGAAAMLRAAAHPSLARLRNLLLDSVDRKPGLAGKTVSGGRLNLDKALHRATRNPRAQ
- a CDS encoding DUF11 domain-containing protein, whose protein sequence is MSTLSRRRGVVSACVALLCAFGLLLAAGSARADPGTNGLLTVSDTTPTPGETITVSWDVTYTGSDFAGQIGKAHNYLGLDKRFSGGPYGDLSFVTGSCTGDLSSCTVNPTANTFFRGEVPRVTAFDQTRSGTAQFVVSAGATLGETINLNAVSTALNADGSGTSVIFVPLPITVTAPAADLGVSLSATPGPPLHGRVDYDAAVTNNGPDPATAATLTTQLPWQATGISAAGSCTYTSATDQVSCPVGAVANGTTTHVTFTVQYGLLSIGALTATSTLSAVTPTDSNAANDSSSATCHALTGPLISC
- a CDS encoding DUF11 domain-containing protein is translated as MHSFALSRRTTTFGAVLLLMLGALVHAADAQADPGTVTGPRGLSVTVDDTTPAPGQTVTFSFSYTLSSAFDADDGTSEFVMGTGLNTGNPPSNLAELGLQSCASQFTSCSYVPGRTRFEFDGFVPTVAYGDTVTGTASFTVSATATPGDVIGLYGGFQSDDGDIVASTEASPRLNLTVTAPPPPANADLGVDLRATAAGLLVSHVNYHLAVTNNGPAAASGVTITTQLPWAATSIASTTCTYSSSTDQVSCPISSIANGATTSITFRAYFGLLTVGLPLHATATRTASSPTDPNPANDSNGTNCIAITSLLIGC
- a CDS encoding DUF11 domain-containing protein: MHSVALSRRTTTLGAVLLLMLGALAYAAGAQADPGTVTGPNDLRVTVDDTTPVPGQTVTFSYYYFLSDADADAIDNYGGNYEFVMGTNINNSNPPSHLDELALVSCASLITSCSYDPARTHYEFTGVVPTYPPGNPVSGAASFTVSPTATDGDVIGAYGGFQSGDNTNHATTATSSRLDLTVAAPPPPPDADLGVDLSATAHGLLTSHINYDAAITNNGPATATGVTITTQLPSAATGISSSTCTYTSSTDQVSCPISSIANGTTTHATFSAYFGLLTIGLPLHATATRTASSPTDPTATNDSDTAYCYAITPLLIHC